One Hippoglossus hippoglossus isolate fHipHip1 chromosome 5, fHipHip1.pri, whole genome shotgun sequence genomic window carries:
- the sumf1 gene encoding formylglycine-generating enzyme: MLSRCLATMTRCFTLLLLVSGCVTRLPCVLGSSGAERDLSAAQGAPSCGCENLRRAAAAVEPVEERTSSPADKYSRGANEEPSEARGHERDTLSQMVRISGGEFLMGTDDPGIPADGESPQRRVHVDSFYMEIQEVTSRQFQSFVGATGYVTEAEKFGDSFVFEGLLSETVKNQITQAVAAAPWWLPVKGANWRHPEGQDSNITDRLNHPVLHVSWADAGAYCSWANRRLPTEAEWEYACRGGLKDRLYPWGNKLTPKGQHYANLWQGDFPNHNSGEDGYVTTSPVMSFPANGFGLYDMVGNAWEWTSDWWTVHHTTDQQHNPNGPPSGTDKVKKGGSYMCHKSYCYRYRCAARSQNSPDSSASNLGFRCVSEERQ, from the exons ATGTTGAGTAGATGTTTGGCAACAATGACGCGCTGCTTCACTTTGTTGCTTCTCGTCTCCGGATGTGTGACCAGGCTCCCGTGTGTTCTGGGTTCGAGCGGGGCAGAGCGAGACCTCAGCGCCGCGCAGGGAGCACCGAGCTGCGGCTGCGAGAACCTGAGGAGAGCCGCCGCTGCTGTGGAGCCTGTGGAGGAGAGGACATCTTCACCAGCTGACAAGTACTCCAGAGGAGCCAATGAGGAGCCGTCGGAGGCTCGGGGACACGAGAGGGACACGCTGAGTCAG ATGGTGCGGATTTCTGGAGGAGAATTCCTGATGGGAACAGACGACCCGGGCATCCCTGCAGATGGAGAGAGCCCTCAGAGGCGGGTGCACGTGGATTCCTTCTACATGGAGATCCAGGAAGTCACCAGCAGGCAGTTCCAGAGCTTTGTCGGTGCCACAGGATATGTCACTGAG GCTGAAAAATTTGGAGACTCATTTGTATTTGAGGGACTTTTGAGTGAGACAGTCAAAAACCAGATTACCCAAGCA GTtgctgctgccccctggtggcttccAGTCAAAGGTGCCAACTGGAGGCATCCTGAGGGTCAAGACTCAAACATCACTGACAG ACTGAACCATCCAGTTCTACATGTGTCCTGGGCAGATGCTGGTGCCTACTGCTCCTGGGCAAACAGGAGACTTCCTACAGAGGCAGAATGGGAGTACGCCTGCAGGGGCGGCCTGAAAGACAG ACTTTATCCATGGGGAAACAAGTTGACCCCAAAAGGACAACACTACGCCAACCTGTGGCAGGGGGATTTTCCCAACCATAACTCTGGAGAGGATGGATATGTCACAACTTCACCA GTGATGTCCTTTCCTGCCAATGGCTTTGGTCTGTATGACATGGTGGGGAATGCATGGGAGTGGACATCAGACTGGTGGACTGTGCATCATACCACAGACCAGCAACACAACCCA AACGGCCCTCCATCAGGCACAGACAAGGTGAAGAAGGGAGGATCATATATGTGCCACAAg TCTTACTGTTACAGATACAGATGTGCAGCCCGCAGCCAGAACAGTCCCGACAGCTCGGCCTCTAATCTCGGGTTTCGCTGTGTCTCTGAGGAGCGACAGTGA